Within Kutzneria chonburiensis, the genomic segment CGCCGTTCAGCCTGTTCGCCAGCGAGCTCGGCATCGCCCGCGCCGGCTTCGCCTCGGGACTGGGCTGGGCCACCGCCGTGGCCCTGCTGCTGGTGCTGGTCATCGCCGCCGCCCTCGTCACACACACCAGCCGCATGCTGCTCGGCGCGCCGCCGGAAGGCCCCGGCGCGGCCACGGCCCCGCCGCGTGTCCCGGCCACCGCGCTGCTGGCCGGGCTCGTGGTCTGCGCGGCGCTCGGCGTCACCGCCGCGCCGCTGAACGACCTGCTGCACACCGCTGCCACCATCGTGACGGGAGCACCATGACCCGCGCCTTCGGCGACCTGGTCGGCCACCACCGCACCGCCCAGGCCGTCACCGCCGACGAGCTGCCCGACCGGGCCTCGTCGCTGCTGCACACCGGCCACCGGGTCGCGTTGATCGCCGGCCACGACGACGGCCATCAGCTGCGCGCGGTGTATCTGTTCACCGATGCCGCCACCGACCACCGGGTCGAGCTGCACCTGCCGCTGGACCGCGAGTCCCCGCGCGTGCCGAGCCTGGCCGGCATGTCCTTCGCCGCCGGCCGGTTCGAACGCGAGATGCGTGACCTGTACGGGATCGTGCCCGACGACCACCCGCTGCCCCGGCGGCTGGTCCGGCACTTCCACTGGCCCAAGGGCTGGTACCCGATGCTGGCCGACGCCGGCGACCCGCCCGCGTTCGGCGACGTCGACGGCCCGTACCCGTTCCGCACCGTCGAAGGCCCCGGCGTGTACGAGATCCCGGTCGGGCCGGTGCACGCCGGCCTGATCGAGCCGGGGCACTTCCGGTTCTCCGTGGTCGGCGAGACGATCCTGAACCTCAAGGCCCGCCTGTGGTTCGTGCACAAGGGCATCGAGAAGCTGTTCCAGGGCCGCCGCGCCGACCAGGCCGTCGAACTCGCCGAACGGGTCAGCGGCGACACCGCCGTCGGCCACACCCTGGCCTTCTGCCTGGCGGTCGAAGACGCCCTCGGCATCCCCGTCCCGGCCGCGGCCCGCCGCAACCGGGCGATCCTGCTGGAACTGGAACGCTTGTACAACCACGTCACCGATATCGGCGCGCTGTGCAACGACGTCGGGCACGGCATCCTCAACGCCCACGCCCAGCGGATCCGGGAACGACTGCTGCGGATCAACGACGAGGTGACCGGTCATCGGCTGCTGCGCGGCGCGATCCGCCCCGGCGCCACCAGCCTGGTCCGCTCGCCCGATCCCGGCGCGCTGGCGGCGATCGGCGTCGACGTCGCCGAGGTCGTCGCCCTCGCGGTCGACCACAGCGTGGTCAACGACCGGTTCACCGGCACCGCGGTACTCACCGCCGCCCAGGCCGCCGACCTCGGCACGCTCGGCTACGTCGCCCGGGCCAGCGGCTTGAGCCTCGACGCCCGCCACGACCATCCGTTCCGGCCCGCCCCGCTGCCCCGCACCATCCACGGCCGCACCGACGGCGACGTGCTGTCCCGGTTCCTGGTCCGGGCGGGCGAGATCCAGGAGTCCATCGCGATGATCACCGTGCTGCTCGACGAGGCCGACAGCGGTGAGACAGACAGCGGCGAGGCCGGCCCGGGCCCGGCCGTCTCGGGGACCGGGGTGGGCATCGTCGAGGGCTGGCGCGGCACCGTCGTGCACCGCGTCGAACTCGCCGCCGACGGCCGGCTGGCCCGCGTGAAGATCGTGGATCCCAGCTACTTCAACTGGCCCGCGCTGCCGGTCGCGCTGGCGGACACGATCGTTCCGGACTTCCCGCTGGTCAACAAGAGCTTCAACCTCTCCTACGCCGGCAACGACCTGTAGCGCGATGAGCAACCATGCCAGCGGGCCGCCGATCGTGGCGGGTGTGGACGGGTCGATGTCCGCGCTGCACGCGGTCCGGTGGGCCGCCGCCGAGGCGGCCCGGCGGAGCGTGCCGCTGCGGTTGGTGCACGTGCAACCCCCGGTTGGCACGGGAACACCTGATCTGGGGCAGCAATGGCTGAGCGACGCCGATTTCCTGGCGCGGCGGACCGCACCGGCCGTGCGGCCGGACAGTTGTGTTCGGCTCGGCGACCCTGCGACTGAGCTGCTGGCCGAATCCCGGACGGCCCGGCTGATCGTGGCGGGCGCGCGCGGCGCCGGTGGGTTCTCCGGCCTGGCACTGGGGTCGGTCGCGCTCGCGCTGGCCACCGGTGGCCATTGTCCGGCGGTCATCGTCCGCGGCCGGCCGACGCAGAGCGGGCCGGTGGTGGTCGGGGTGTGCGGCACGCCGCGGTGCCAGGCCGTCCTCGATCACGCCTTCGACCAGGCCGAGAGCCGGGCCGAGCCGCTGCTCGCCGTGCACGCCTGGCACCCGCTGCCCGCCGACGCCGACATCGCCGCCGCCATGGGCATCGCCTGGACGGAAGTGGAGGCCGAGCAGCACGACCTGCTCACCGAGTGGTTGTCCGCCGGGGTGCGCCGGCGCCCCGGAGTCCACGTGACGCGGGTCATCGCCGCCGCGCGGCCGGCCCGCGCGCTGCTCGGCCACAGCCGCTTCGCCCAGCTTGTCGTGGTCGGCTGTCGCGGCCGCAGTCCGCTGACCGGCCTGGTTCTGGGCTCCGTGCCCCGGGCCTTGCTGCACCACGCGCCGTGTCCGGTCCTGGTCGTGCGCGACGGCCACTGCCGCTGATCGGGACATTCCCGGTTCGACACCCCGAAGTCACACACTTGCAGACTTGCGCGTATCTTTAACTGCGCAGACCATGTATTCCTCACGGTGGTGGGTCGCCCACCGAGAGCCAACGAAGGGTCGGGATCGGTGAGTCAGTTCGTCGCGGCGCTGCGCGGCCAGGTCGAGGACGTGCAACGAGCGCTGCGGGCAGCGCGGGAGGCCGGCCACCCCTACGAGGCCGGCCTGCATGCCGGACGGCTGGCCGACCTCGTCGACCTCGCCCGCCACCAGGGCGTCGACGTCCAGCACTGGGTCGACCCGGAAGTCCTGGCCCACCTGGCCGAGGAGGCGCGATGACCGCCGCACGCGCGGATCGCGGCCGGGCGCCACGGGTGGCCGTCATCGTCGACGCGACCGGCCGCGAGACAGCGGAGTTCGGCGGGCTTGCCGGCATCGACACCGTCGTCATGTCCGTCTCCGACGCGGAGCGGGAGCTGCCGAGCGACGTCGAGGCGGTCTACCTCGCCGGTGCCGACCAGGACTGCGCCCGGCGGCTGCAGGCCGATCTGTCGGCGGAGTGGGTCATCCCCTGCCTCACGCGCGAGGAGATGACCGCGGTGGCGTTGGCCGCCCAGTTGCTCGCCATGCTCGCGCGGACCGGCACCGAGCCGGCGAACGCCCGGGTCGTGATCGTCGAGTCGGCGGCGATCCCCACACTGCGGCCGGTGCTGGTGGCCGCCGGCGTCGGCGAGATCACCAGCTGGCGCGCACGCGACGCGCAGACCTTCCCGCTGCGTCGGGTCGCGCGAGGCGCCGACGCGGTCATCGATCCGGTCGGCGGAAGCACGCCCCTGCTCGACGCGGTTCCAGGGCACGGTCGGCCGGCGCTGATCACCGTGCACGACCCGGCGCAGGTGTTGCTCGCGTTGCCCGGTCTGCTGTGGGCGCTGTGGCAGGTCCCGGCCGCGCGGCCCGACGCCGCCACCTTCCGGGCCTGCGCGCACGCGGTGGCCGCGTGCACCGCGCTCGGCCACCGTCTGCCCGACCCAGCCGATCCCGAGCTCACACGCACGGTGATGCGCCTGGCCGTCCGCGCGCTCGCCACGCCCGAGGAGTTCTGATGACCACGACCGTCCCCGGCCTGGATCGGGCGCCGACCACCCACCGGCGGCTGCTGGCGTGGGTACGCGAGATGGCCGAGCTGACCACGCCCGACCAGGTGGTGTGGTGCGACGGCTCGGATCGGGAACGGGACCGGCTCACCACCCAGCTGGTGCACGCCGGCACCCTCGTGCCGTCGCCGGACGAACCGGACTCGTTGCGCGTCGCGGCCGATCCCGCGGACACCGCGAGGATCGGGGACCACACCTACGTCTGCTCCCGCGACCCCGCCGACGCCGGGCCCGCCGGCAAGTGGATGGACCCGGTCGACATGAAGATCATCTTGACCGAGCAGTTCCGGGGCGCGATGCGGGGCCGCACGATGTACGTGGTTCCGTTCCGCACCGGCCCGCTCGGCGAGGACGCCGAGCTCGGTGTGCAGATCACCGATTCCGTCCACACGGTTGTGTCGATGCGGGCGCTGGCCCGCACGGGCACCGCGGCGCTGGCCGGCTTCGTCGACTACGACGGTGCCGAGCGCGATTTCCTGCCGTACCTGCACTCGGTCGGCGCCCCGCTGGCCCCGGGCCAGGCCGACGTGCCGTGGCCCTGCGACCACACCAAGTACCTCAGCTATTTCCCCGAGGAGCGGATGGTCTGGAGCTATGGCTCAGGCCACGACGGCGCGCCGTCGCTGGGCCGACAACGCAGTGCGCTGCGGATCGCCTCGGCGCTGGCCCGCGAGGACGGCCGGCTCGCCGAGCACATGCTGATCCTCAAGCTGACCGGTGTTGAGGGCACCACGCACTTCATCGCCGCCGCGTTCCCGCCGGGCTGCGGTCGGACCACGCTGGCGACGGCGGAGCCGACCAGTCCCGGCTGGCAGATCGAGGCGCTCAGCCACGACGTCGCGCGGTTGCGGTTCGGCGACGACGGCCGCCTGTACGCCGTCGATCCCGTCGCCGCGACCGGTGGTGCCCCGTGGGGCGTGCCCATCTCGGCAATCTTGTTCGGCGGCCGGCGCGGCGACACGGTGCCGCTGATCACCGAGGCCCGCAACTGGCAGCACGGCGTGTTCCTCGGCGCGACGCTGTCCACCGACGAGGCCGGCGTGGTGCGGCGCAATCCGATGGCGATGCTGCCGTTGCTCGGCTATCACCTCGGCGACTACCTGCGGCACTGGCTCGACATGGGCACCCGGTCCGACGCGCTGCCCGCGGTCTTCCTCGTCAACTGGTTCCGCCGCGGCGCGGACGGCCGCCTGCTGTGGCCCGGCTTCGGCGAGAACCTCCGTGTCCTGCGGTGGGTTGTCGAGCGCGTCGAGGGCACCGCCTCCGGCCTCGTGACCCCGATCGGCTACGTGCCCACCACGGCCGCGCTTGATCTGTCCGATGTGGACGCTCCGATCGAGGACGTCCGGGCCGCGATCGCCGTCGACGACGCCCAGTGGCGAGCCGAGCTGCCGCTCATCCGGGACTGGTTCGACACGATCGGCGACCGGCTGCCGTCCGAGCTGCGCGACGAGTTGCACGCGCTGACCCGCCGACTGGCGGCGACCCCCTGACCGCTGGCGGGGCATCCCCGTACCCCGCCAGCACCCTCATCCCGCCCCGACCACCGGTCACTTCTGGCTGCTGGAGACCGGGTTCGCGGAGAAGTTGTCGTGCCACGCGGCCTGCGCGCCGGAGTCGCCGATGCGGTAGACCTCGACGACGGAGCCGACAGAGACCGCGACCGAGAGGACGGCCACGACCACGGTGGCCACCGGCAGCCAACGCAGGCGGGCCAGGCGGTCGCGGTAGCGGTGCAAGGCCCAGACCACGGCGGTGAGCAGGAACAGTCCTCCGACCCACGGCAGCAGACCGTCACCGAGATGGGCATGGGCCCGCACGAGGGGGTCCACCTCCACGTGGCGGATCAACCACTCGCCGGCGCTGGTCGTGACCGGCACGCAGATCAGCGCGATCAACGCGATGACGGGCGTGACGATGCCGAGCCGGCGACGGGCGGCGGGCGGCGGGCCACACGGCACTGCACACGAGCAGCAGGGCGGCCAGCGGCACGAACACCACGACGATGTGCACCAGCAGCACATGCGCGGGCAGGTCGTTGATGGTGGTGGGCCCCATCGGTGTCCTCCAGGAAAGGGTTCTCACGGTACGCGGCGGCTCGGGGACGCACCGTAAGGAGGCGATCTTGGAGCTTTCTCGGAGCGGAGCACCGAGCTGCGCGGAAACCCTGCTGGCAGCTGTCGGCACGGACAGGTTGGACCAAGAATTCACAAAGATTGAGCGGTGAAACTGGGGTCTCGATCATCGAGAGAGGCACCGATGTCCCTACGGATCTGGGCGGACGACACCATCGCGGAGGCGACCGGCCGCCACCGGCGCCACGACCCCGTCGGCCCGGTCACCGGCGGCCCGGCCGGCAACGCCCGTCTCACCGCGTGGCTCGGTGCGCTGCTGCTGGCGTTGTTCCTGGCCGAGCTGGTCACCCTGCTGGCCGTCGAGGACCTGCTGAGCTGGCACATCGTGATCGGCGTGCTGCTGGTGCCGCCGGCCCTGGCCAAGACCGCAACCACGGGTTGGCGCATCGTCCGCTACTACACGGGCCAGCCGGCGTACCGGCGGTCCGGTCCGCCACCGATGCCGTTGCGCGTGCTCGGGCCGCTGGTCGTGCTGTCCACGCTGGCGGTGCTCGGCACCGGGCTGGCGCTGATCGCGGTCGGACCGGACGCCGGCCGAGCGTCGCTGCTGGTGGTTCTCGGCTACCGAATCAGCGCGCTGACCCTGCACCAGGGCACGTTCATCGTCTGGGCGACAGTCACTGGGCTGCACACCCTCGGCCGCGCGGTGCCGGCGCTGCGGATCCTCAGTGGACCGACAGCCGAACGCCCGCTGCCTGGCCGGTGGCAGCGCGGTGGCCTCGTGTTGATCACGGTGTTGGTCGCCGTGCTCACGGCGGTTCTCGTGCTCAATGCCAGCGACGCGTGGCTCACGACCGACCTGCACCGGCACCATCCGCCACGAGAGACGACAATCGGCCCGTGACCGACGACCGGAAACGGGTGCTGCTCGTCGAGGACGACGGCGAGCTCGCGGTGATGCTGGACCGCCTGCTGACGTCCGAGGGCTATGACGTGGACGTCGCCAGGGACGGTCACACCGGACTGCACCGCGCGCTCACCGGTCGCTACGACATCATGGTCATCGATCGAGGCCTGCCCGGTGTGACCGGCCTTGACCTCGTCACGAGGCTGCGCCGGCGCGGGGCCGTCACGCCCATTCTCGTGCTGTCGGCCATGGCCACGCCTCGAGACCGGGTGGCCGGCCTGGACGCCGGGGCCGAGGACTACCTGTCCAAGCCGTTCGACATCGACGAGCTGCTCGCTCGCCTGCGCGCCCTGCTGCGCCGGCATCTCCAGCACGCGGAGACGCTGCCGCTCGGCCCCGACACCATGCTGGATGTCGCCTCCCGCACGGTGTTCCGCGGCGAGCGGGCGCTGGAAGTGTTGTCGGAGCGGGAATCCGACCTGCTGGCACTGCTGGCGTCCCGGCCCGGCGTCGTGTTCACCCGGACCCAGTTGCTGGAATTGGTCTTCGCCGACGCCGTCACCGACACGACCGTCGACACCTACGTGTACTACCTGCGCCGCAAGCTGGGCCGGAAGGTGATCAGCACCGTGCGCGGCATCGGCTACCGCCTTGGCACGACCTCGTGACGCCGACCAGCGAGGCGGTCGTGCGCCGGGCGGCCCGCCGGCTCGGGCTCCAGGCCGCGGGCATGGTCGCGGTCGTGGTGCTGGCGGTCGCCGGGTTCGGCGCGTTCATCACGGCCCGCCAGGAAGCGGCCGACGCGCGGATGGTGGTCGTGGCGGCGGCCAACAACGCCGACGACGTGATCGACCCGCCGGCCGGGATGTGGCTGGCGATGCGGGACTCACACGGCGCACTGCGCGTCACGAAGGGCATGCCGGCCGGGCTGCCCGATCTGTCGGCATTGGACAGTCACAGCCCGGCCGACGACACCGTCGTCGAGCTGCCGCACGGGCACTTCCTCGTGCACACGGCACAACCGCCGGACGGCAAGATCGTGCAGGCGGTGCTCAACCTGGAACCGTGGGAGGCACAGCGCAATCGGCTCCTGCTCGGACTGCTCGCCGCGGCGCTGGTCGGCCTGGCGTTCGCCGCCGTCGTCGGCGTGCTGCTCGCCCGCCGCGCGTTGACCCCTTTGCAGCGAACCCTTCGGCTGCAACGACAGTTCGTCGCCGACGCGTCCCACGAGCTGCGAACCCCGTTGACCCTGCTGCACACCCGCGCCCAGCTGCTCAACCGAGCGCTACGGGACGCCCCGGACGAGCTCCGCGACGAAGCCGCCGGCGTGGTGCGGGACAGCAGCCGCCTCACCGAACTCGTAGAGGACCTCCTGCTCGCCGCGGAGGGCGACGGCAACGCCGACAACGTCGACATCGCGCCGCTCGCGACGGAGGTGATCGCGATGATCGGACCGTACGCGACCGATCGCGGCATCACCGTCGAGTCCGATGTCGTGGCGGCGGCCGGCCGCGTGTCGCCGTCGGCGCTGCGGCGGGCCCTGACCGCCTTGGCCGACAACGCCATCGAGCACACGCCGGCCGGCGGCACGGTGACGATCGCCGTGCGGCCGGCCGGGCACGAAGTGCGCATCCAGGTCAGCGACACGGGTTCCGGCTTCTCGCCGGACCAGGCCGAGGCGTTGATGACCCGGTTCCACTCCGGCGGCCAGCGCTCCGGCCGCCGCCGCTACGGTCTCGGCCTTGCCCTGGTCAACGACATCGCCGACCGGTACGGCGGCCGGCTGGAGGCCGAGAGCCGGCCGGGCCATGGGGCGACCTTCACGCTGGTCCTCCCCCGCGTCACCACCTGATCACTGCCGGCCAGAAGACGGAAAGCGTGCCCAGCGGCCGCACTCGTCCTTGCCTTGCTCGGCAGTGTCGGTGCAAGCCTCGTCGCTTCGGTGGTGGTGACAGAGCGGCTCGTAGTGCTTCGTCCCCGGCGCTGTCGGCTCTCCGACGCCGTTTCGGGGTCTTTCGGACGTGCCCGGTCGAGCACTGCGTCTCTGCGGCGCGACGACCGCCGCTCCCTAACGTCGAGGTGTACGGAATTCGTGCCCTGACAACGAGGAGAGCAACGTGACCAGCAACGTGGCCGGCCGCCCCGTCGTGGCCGCCGTGGACGGATCCGACTCCGCGCTCGACGCCGTCCGGTGGGCGGCGGACGAGGCGACACGGCGAGGACTGTCGCTGCACCTGATGCACATCGTCGAGGTCAGTGCCCTCGCCTACGCCGGGGCTTTCGGTCTGTCGAAGGACTTCTTCGAGGCAATGCGGGAGTCCGGCCGCCACTACCTCGACGACGCCGTCACCGCGGCCGGCAAGCTGCACCCCGAGCTGCCGGTGACGGCCGAGGTCGTCGACGGTTCGCCGATCCCGGCGCTGGTGGACGCGTCGCAGCAGGCTGCGATGATCGCGCTCGGCTCGCGCGGGCTGGGCGGCTTCCCCGGCATGATGACCGGTTCCACCGCGATCGCGACGATCGCCCGCGCGCACTGCCCGGTCGTCGTCGTGCGGGGCGAGCAGCCCGATCCGGCCGGACCCGTCGTGGTCGGCGTCGACGGCTCGCCGACCAGTGAGAGCGCCCTGGCCCTGGCCTTCGAGGAGGCGTCGTTCCGCGGCGTCGAGCTGGTCGCGGTGCACGGCTGGTCCGAGTTCGCCATTCCCGACGCTTCCTCGTTCGCCCAGCGGTTCGGGGTGGACTGGGACGCGGTGCAGAGGAGCCAGGAGGAGCAGCTGGCCGAGCGGCTCGCCGGCTATGGGGAGAAGCACCCGGACGTGACCGTGCGCCGGGTCGTCAAGGGTCGTCGGGCCCGGCAGCTGCTGCTGGACAACGCCCGTGGCGCCCAGCTCGTGGTCGTCGGCAGCCGTGGCCGCTCAGAGCTCGGCGGTCTGCTGCTCGGCTCGACCAGCCAGGCCCTCATCCACCACGCGCCATGCCCGGTGCTGGTCGTCCGAGCCCAGAGCTGAAGCGACGGCGGTCAGGCGGCCGGTGGCCGCCTGACCGCCCGGTTCGGCTGATTCACCGGCTCGTTCCGGGCGGATCGGCCTCCGTGATCGGCCGGGCGCACGAACGCGTTCCAGGCGGGCATGACCAGCCCGATGCCCCACGTGGGCGCGGCAGGAACCCGCGTCGCTCTTCGATCCGCCTGCGTGCGGCTTCCCTTCTGTCATGAGGATTCTCGGTCAGCAGATCCACCTCCTCTCCACAGAGTGTGCCCGTCACGGGCTGCCGGGAGCCACGCGATGCCGACGCGCTCCCCCACGACGAACCGCGAGCCGGCCGACACCGCCTCGCCGAACGGGGTGAGCGGCGGCGTGGCGATCGAGCCGCTGTCGTCCAGCCACACCGGCACCACCAGCGCCGCCTCGACCTGGTCGACGGGCCGGCGCAGCGAGTTGCGGCCCCACCCGACCCGCCGGGCCAGTCCCAGCGGCGAAACGTTGCTGTGCATCGTCGACTCCCTTCTCGCCGGCCACGAGCATCCCGGCGGCACCGGCCGTCGGCACAGAGTCGTTGGCCGGCAAGGAGGTCCCGTGCCGACAGGGGCTTCCGGCCCCGTCGGACGTGCCGGATGGCGGACAGCGCGGGGCCTTGTCCTCTGCGTGCCACGCCCCGCCGAGGAGTCCGATGGAGGGGCAGGACCCCGAGGAGTAAGGAGGCCGAGATGGTGATGCCGGCCCGCAGGCAGCACGGCCTGGTGCCGGACCTGATCGACCGGGTCGAGGAGACGACCGGGAAGAACCGCACCGAGTTCCGGTACGGCTCCTTCTCCCGGACCGTCGCGCTGCCGGCCGACGCACACGAGGACGACATCAAGGCCAGCTACGCCAAGGGAATCCTCACCGTGAGCGTGCCGGTCGACGAGACGACCAAGGTGCACCCCAAGATCGAGATCGAGACCGAGAGCTGACGTCCTCGAGCCGTGGTCGCCGCCCCGGCGGCGGCCACGGCACGCGGTCCGTCGGTGGAGAGGAGAAGACGATGAAGCACCGAGAGATCCGCACCGTGATGACCACCGCCGTGGCCGTCGTGCGGGAGGACACCCCGTTCAAGGACATCGTCACGCTGATGGCCGACAACCATGTCAGCGGCGTGCCGGTGATCACCGAGGACCAGCTGGTGGTCGGCATCGTGTCGGAGAGCGACCTGCTGCACGGCACGACCGAGCACCGCAAGCCGTTCTTCGGTCGGCACCAGGAGCAGCGGCACGC encodes:
- a CDS encoding DUF2231 domain-containing protein translates to MPCGPPPAARRRLGIVTPVIALIALICVPVTTSAGEWLIRHVEVDPLVRAHAHLGDGLLPWVGGLFLLTAVVWALHRYRDRLARLRWLPVATVVVAVLSVAVSVGSVVEVYRIGDSGAQAAWHDNFSANPVSSSQK
- a CDS encoding universal stress protein — its product is MSNHASGPPIVAGVDGSMSALHAVRWAAAEAARRSVPLRLVHVQPPVGTGTPDLGQQWLSDADFLARRTAPAVRPDSCVRLGDPATELLAESRTARLIVAGARGAGGFSGLALGSVALALATGGHCPAVIVRGRPTQSGPVVVGVCGTPRCQAVLDHAFDQAESRAEPLLAVHAWHPLPADADIAAAMGIAWTEVEAEQHDLLTEWLSAGVRRRPGVHVTRVIAAARPARALLGHSRFAQLVVVGCRGRSPLTGLVLGSVPRALLHHAPCPVLVVRDGHCR
- a CDS encoding response regulator transcription factor codes for the protein MTDDRKRVLLVEDDGELAVMLDRLLTSEGYDVDVARDGHTGLHRALTGRYDIMVIDRGLPGVTGLDLVTRLRRRGAVTPILVLSAMATPRDRVAGLDAGAEDYLSKPFDIDELLARLRALLRRHLQHAETLPLGPDTMLDVASRTVFRGERALEVLSERESDLLALLASRPGVVFTRTQLLELVFADAVTDTTVDTYVYYLRRKLGRKVISTVRGIGYRLGTTS
- a CDS encoding universal stress protein, yielding MTSNVAGRPVVAAVDGSDSALDAVRWAADEATRRGLSLHLMHIVEVSALAYAGAFGLSKDFFEAMRESGRHYLDDAVTAAGKLHPELPVTAEVVDGSPIPALVDASQQAAMIALGSRGLGGFPGMMTGSTAIATIARAHCPVVVVRGEQPDPAGPVVVGVDGSPTSESALALAFEEASFRGVELVAVHGWSEFAIPDASSFAQRFGVDWDAVQRSQEEQLAERLAGYGEKHPDVTVRRVVKGRRARQLLLDNARGAQLVVVGSRGRSELGGLLLGSTSQALIHHAPCPVLVVRAQS
- a CDS encoding phosphoenolpyruvate carboxykinase domain-containing protein; translation: MMTTTVPGLDRAPTTHRRLLAWVREMAELTTPDQVVWCDGSDRERDRLTTQLVHAGTLVPSPDEPDSLRVAADPADTARIGDHTYVCSRDPADAGPAGKWMDPVDMKIILTEQFRGAMRGRTMYVVPFRTGPLGEDAELGVQITDSVHTVVSMRALARTGTAALAGFVDYDGAERDFLPYLHSVGAPLAPGQADVPWPCDHTKYLSYFPEERMVWSYGSGHDGAPSLGRQRSALRIASALAREDGRLAEHMLILKLTGVEGTTHFIAAAFPPGCGRTTLATAEPTSPGWQIEALSHDVARLRFGDDGRLYAVDPVAATGGAPWGVPISAILFGGRRGDTVPLITEARNWQHGVFLGATLSTDEAGVVRRNPMAMLPLLGYHLGDYLRHWLDMGTRSDALPAVFLVNWFRRGADGRLLWPGFGENLRVLRWVVERVEGTASGLVTPIGYVPTTAALDLSDVDAPIEDVRAAIAVDDAQWRAELPLIRDWFDTIGDRLPSELRDELHALTRRLAATP
- a CDS encoding NADH-quinone oxidoreductase subunit C produces the protein MTRAFGDLVGHHRTAQAVTADELPDRASSLLHTGHRVALIAGHDDGHQLRAVYLFTDAATDHRVELHLPLDRESPRVPSLAGMSFAAGRFEREMRDLYGIVPDDHPLPRRLVRHFHWPKGWYPMLADAGDPPAFGDVDGPYPFRTVEGPGVYEIPVGPVHAGLIEPGHFRFSVVGETILNLKARLWFVHKGIEKLFQGRRADQAVELAERVSGDTAVGHTLAFCLAVEDALGIPVPAAARRNRAILLELERLYNHVTDIGALCNDVGHGILNAHAQRIRERLLRINDEVTGHRLLRGAIRPGATSLVRSPDPGALAAIGVDVAEVVALAVDHSVVNDRFTGTAVLTAAQAADLGTLGYVARASGLSLDARHDHPFRPAPLPRTIHGRTDGDVLSRFLVRAGEIQESIAMITVLLDEADSGETDSGEAGPGPAVSGTGVGIVEGWRGTVVHRVELAADGRLARVKIVDPSYFNWPALPVALADTIVPDFPLVNKSFNLSYAGNDL
- a CDS encoding sensor histidine kinase is translated as MTPTSEAVVRRAARRLGLQAAGMVAVVVLAVAGFGAFITARQEAADARMVVVAAANNADDVIDPPAGMWLAMRDSHGALRVTKGMPAGLPDLSALDSHSPADDTVVELPHGHFLVHTAQPPDGKIVQAVLNLEPWEAQRNRLLLGLLAAALVGLAFAAVVGVLLARRALTPLQRTLRLQRQFVADASHELRTPLTLLHTRAQLLNRALRDAPDELRDEAAGVVRDSSRLTELVEDLLLAAEGDGNADNVDIAPLATEVIAMIGPYATDRGITVESDVVAAAGRVSPSALRRALTALADNAIEHTPAGGTVTIAVRPAGHEVRIQVSDTGSGFSPDQAEALMTRFHSGGQRSGRRRYGLGLALVNDIADRYGGRLEAESRPGHGATFTLVLPRVTT
- a CDS encoding Hsp20/alpha crystallin family protein, giving the protein MVMPARRQHGLVPDLIDRVEETTGKNRTEFRYGSFSRTVALPADAHEDDIKASYAKGILTVSVPVDETTKVHPKIEIETES